TTTTGTCGAGCCACTGGGCTGGAGACGCGGTATATACTCGATTTCACCGACCATGTTTGGACTGAAGTGTATTTGCTAGAACAATGGATCATGGTGGACAGCTGTGAAGGGGTAATTGATGAACCAAGCATGTACGAATCGGGGTGGGGAAAAGAACTCAACTACGTTCTGGCCATCTCTATGGATCACGTAGCCGATGTCACGCCTCGATATACGCGGAATTGGTCCGATGCAGATTTTCAAGCACGACGCCGAGCGGTTACTACCAGCGAGGCTGTATCACAAAGCATTCTCCAACGCCTCCAAGAAAATCTGCAGCACAATTTTTCGAGGAAAGTCCGAGAAGAGATGGCTCGGCGACTAAAACATGAAGATCATGTACTCAGACGAGACCAAGAAAAAACGTCGTGGAAGCAACGGTACAGACACGGACGGTTGAGTGGATCCTTGGTATGGAAAGCGGCTCGTCAAGAAGTTGGAAGCAATGACAATCATTCACAGAATTCTGACGAGGTTCTGCATCAACGTTTCCGCGTTGAGGCCTTTTACCCCCGGTCAGCTAATCCGTCAATCATTGTCGATCCAAAGCCCAGCATTCAATTTGGAGGCATTGTAGTTACGGGCTGTGCTTGTGCCATCGGAGGGACCAAAGCTCTATCCATAGTGGTTATCGACGAGAAGCATAGGGGATGCATTTTACAGTCCCGCAGCTTTCCGACATTGTCAGCTCTTGGTAGTTTCGTGGACACGAttccaaaacaccgcattgTCGTGGTACGGGGCCATATAGATGTTGCTGGAGAATTGACTAACGCAACTGTCAAAGCTCACTTGTCTCGCCTCGGTGGATTCAAAGCCGCCACGGTAACCGCTGGTTGCATGTACATTGGTCAAGTGGAAGTCAAGCCGGACTGGGCAGTCTGCAAATCTTTTGACGAAGCTTCGTACGGAATACGCCTGAAACTCTCCACCAGTGACGAATATGTCTACTGCAAAGACAATAttcgtcttcaaaaagaagAGAACACACGACCACTTTGTGTAGAAGGACGACTTCCTGAATCTTTCCTTCCGTTGCAAGCACAGCTTTTGGCGAGCGACGAGCAAAAACGAGCGGAATTCCTTCGCTACATTTCAGAGTATTCTGATCACTTTTGCTCGGGATTCTGCACAAAGCAAGGAGCACCTATTTATTTGCTTGGTCCATCGTCTTACCCTTTTGAGCAAGTAAACGATATCGAGGCGAGCGACGTTTGGAATTCTTTCCTACTGTTACCTTCTGCTCTTGTAGCGCTGGACGACACGAGCGTTTCAAAACAATCATCTATACCTCTGTTTGAAGTTCCAGTTGATACGGAATTTTTTGTTCGTAGTCTTGGCCAGCAGTTACTTAGTAAGACTGGAAGTTCACAGACATTGATTAATACTTCAGAAGCGCTTAGCAACAAACGCTTGTTAGCGTTGTACTTCTCAGGGAGCTGGTGTGCCCCCTGCCGTCAGTTCACTCCCGTCCTTGCTGAGCTTTACTCATATCTTGCGGAAAAATTTCCAAGTCACGGTCTTGAGATTGTTTTCGTCAGCTCTGACCGTGATTCGAATGACTTCGATAACTACATTCGCTGCATGCCGTGGCTAGCTATACCTTGGGAAGGAGTTGCCAGGCATCAGCTGAAGCTGTCTTCACTGTACGGAGTACGGGGTATCCCGTCGATTGTAGTGCTAGACACTCTATCAGGGGAAGTGATTTTGCCTGGAAGCAGAATTCGCAGTGAAGTGATGAGCGCCTGTAACCAAGGTAGTACAGCGATCGAGACTATGTTTCTTAACTGGTTGGACCAAGTTCCGACCGAGACGAAGGACGTCATCGCCATGCTCAAAGAGTCTTGTCTAGAAAGTCTTGACTCGCCCTCACATACAAAGTGTCGAGAATTGCCATATCTGACAAGGGTCCCAGAACATGACGAGGGCGATATATCAACCCGTATCAAAACTGAATTTATCCGACTGGTGGACAGCGGTACACCCGCCAACGAGGCAGCGGCTAAGACCATTACAGCTTTTTCATCTGCAAAAAATCCCGAATACCCACCCGGCGATTTACAGGGCTTATTTCTGTCATCGCCTTTGGAGAAACACACTGTGGAAGCAATAGCTTTCACTCCGTACGAAGTTAAAGTGagcgatgaagaagaaatcctAGAAACTTCTATCAAGTATGTGACGAACTCGATGAGCTCACCGTGGAATCCAAAATTTCGGTGCTTCAAATTGAGTAACAAAATTGCCGACCGCGTCACACGGATCAGCGGTGGCCTCAATTATCTTAGAATACTAGGATTTGAGCTGCAAGGAACCTCACAGGATTTCGTCGCCTTTATTCCACTGCCTTCAGACTTACATGCCATGCTGAGAAACATGCAACGCCTTCACGAGAGACTGGCTTCGAAATAGATCAACTGATTTACATTCTTTGATTACTTTCTTGTATTCAGTCCAATCCAGATAATACGCGCCTTGACCGAGTATGTTTGATCTGTGTCAATTAGGACGCCGCTCCCAGTAAATTGAGGCAGCCAACGCGAAACCCATGCTACACGAGGTTGTTCTAGAGCGCGGAAGCCCTGGTTTaaatccttttcaaactCGCGCACAAAGCGCTGCGAATCTGCAATAAGGACCACAGTCGAAGAGTTGTTCTTTCTTACTTCGAGACAGCGCTTTGCAACTTGTGCTCCCAGTCTATCATTGTATAGCACGTCAGCTACAATCATAAAGTCGCAATCGGGTAGCGGCTCCACTGAAAAGAGGTCAAGCACCCTTGTTGATATAACTCCCCTAAAGCCCGCTTCTTTTGCACCATATTCTAGCAACTTCAAAGTTGTTGGATGAATGTCCGTTGCTAATACCGAACCTGCCCCCAGCGATGCTGCCGCCTGGGCCTCAATACCTACCCCCGATCCCAAAATAAGAACTTTCTTACCACGGATCAAGTGCTCGTATTCTTGCATTTCTTGAGCTGCCACTACAGCACCAGGCCAAGAGATCAATCCAAAGGGGTCAAGTAAAGTCTGGCGAGATGGTGAGTAACTTGCTGCGGTGAGAGCAAGGCCTTGTTGCTCAACCTGCCAGTAAGTTTCTACAACGGCAGCAGGTTTTTCCCATTCCCATACCTATTGTGCCGTAGAACAAAGACGTTTTGCCGGTGGTCAAAAATAAACAATGTGAGACAACGTGAAAAGCGGCTTTTCACAAATTCCAGACTGATCTAGTAGATAGAGGTCCTGCGAGATTGGGAACTCACTGTTATGTTCCAATCCTTAGAGATTGGAACTGTTCGACTTATGACTGATGCGTTACGATTTCTGTCGATGTTGATCTTTCGCCTAAGCCTTACACCACATGCGTACTGGACGGGTTCACATTCATAATGTTCTTCCTTTGGACCATCCTCTTCAAACAAAACGTCAAGGTCAAACTCGGGCTCTTCCGTACTCAGGGCCAAACGCATTGGCTGCCGGACACCATTTGTCGGGGTATATATCGTCCATGCcgaagaacaagaaagagCTGCAATCAGGATGCAGGATCTAGAGGGCATTTTCGGGGACCAATCTTTTCAGGTTTCAGCCAAACACATAGCGTTTCTTTTGGCCACTTTCTTCGCTGGATTGTAGGACGTTAGACGAAAGAAGGTTGGAGTGTGGTTTCTTGACAACGGCAAGATGTATCCTCTTTGGTAGAGCCATCTGTCGCTGCTCTTTAGCTAGAGTAGCTAGTCTACAGTTTAAATATTAGTTTAAAATTTAAAATAATGGAGTGatctttgtttttgaaatttggTAGGAAAGTTTTATGACTTTTCGCATTGATATGAACCAACTGTAAAGAAGAATTTAAATGGATTGAATCGAGGATCTGAAATAACAATAAACTGTAAAAATATATCTCGGAGCACACGTAGTAATGGGCACGAGGGATTGTTGTTTACAGTTGCGTTATCTCATTGTTTCAAAAGAAAACCAACCCAGCGAAAATAAAAATATCGATCGAAGTCAAATTTGGTGAATGCAAAGCCATCGCCAAAACTGCTATGCCGTATGGATAGCATATTGTCGCCTTTGCTCATACCGAAACTTGATGTAATTGGTTACTGTTACCGAGAAAATGATTTTgtacttgactgtgaataacaTCATCGATCATCACAGAGTCCAGGTCACAGTCGGTCCGTCCATCCGTGCTACGAATTGTTACTATTAAAGTTGCTGACGTATGCGAGAACGTGAACTCATTATATCGCATATCATTTACGTTGAGCGGAGAGAGACGGGGGCGATTCCACCAAGATACGCAGAGATTCTCTCTCAGGAAAACAAAATGTACTGGTACGAGCAATAAGGAGACAGCTTGTTGTACAATGACTCCATTGAGCGTGATTATATTTTTTCTCTTCGCTGTCGTCTGGCCTCACGCTAGCTCGTTGCAGCAAAGCGCTCGGAATCGGAGAGCATTTATCGGGAGCGCTGCTGCCTTAATCGGGGGGACGAACTTTGTCACTTTTGAAAGCGCTGATGCCTTAATATCCAGTAAATACTGGTACGTTTCCACGATTTATTCCACGCGCGCTGATATTGCCAAAAACGCTAATTCTTTGTACTCCTCAGTGCTTCTGGGGTCGGTGATGGCTGTGATGACTTATCAGAAGGAAACGAATTAATCAAGTCCCTCCAGGAGAAGAGTGCCGCCAAACGAGACCAGTATGCCCAGGCAAGTCGAAGAATACCTCCTTGAGTGTTTCCGGACCGAAATACTAACACAAATCGCTTGACTTAGGAAGCGCGGGATGCATACTATATCAAGAACTATCCAGATTGGTTCGCCACTCTAGGAAAAACTATGATCAAGAGGCAAGACGGAACGTACTTCACAGTTTCCGATTCTGAATTAGAACAGCTTAAAAAAGACAACAAATTGACAATTGAAATCCCAAGAGCAATGGGAGGAAAAGTCGTGGATATGACACAGAAACCAATTTTGGTGTTGCGCTAGTGAAAATCTACTTTGTTACGTATGATATGCATGCAATATAGGTAGGCTGTTGCAGCACAAACCAATAACCTGTCAAATCAACACGGTCTAATATTTAGAGCGCTATTGTGAGATCCTGGCTTTATTTCACATCACGCATCTAAACGCAACAAAAATCAGTGTGCAGTCTGACTTCTCTAGAAATGCGATATACGGATCTTCctctgctgactgtgaaaaaaaAGCCTTGCATTTACAGTAAGCCAAGCATATTTTACACGCCATACCATATCCCGCCAAatattactgttagttttTCTTGGTACCTCAAGTGACGTCAGCAAATCatttgtttcacagtcactcacagtcagactgAAACAAGATCAGCCGAAGATCTGAAGTGTGGCTGACTGTGCGAGTCGTAAAATTTTGACGGATCGGCCCACGAAGAAGAACCGTGACATCACCACAGCAAGCCACAAATGAACTGAAAATGTAAATGCGAAAACCCGTTGGCCACAATGAAAAAAAACCCGGCCGATTCAATCTTCCTTCCTTCACTCATTCAGAAATTCAAATCCTTATCCGATAGCGCCCACTGCCAGTAGATATGTCGAAAATTCGAGCACTTGTTGTTTCCTTTCACGTAGCGCTTTTGCTGCGGAATTCCTCGGCGTTCCTTGGACAAAAGGTTCTAGGCAGGAGGACAAGCCGAACTTTATCGCTACCAGCATCTCCGGACGATGACTTGAAGGGTGGACGAGATCTTGCTCGTGAGTTTTACGAACAAGTAAGAAAACGTGAAAGTTACCCAGAGGCAGACTTCGACGAGTTGTCGGAACTGCCGGAGAAAAAGTCAGCGCCAATGGAGCCAATCGACCAACGACCCCCTGCAAAAGAAATAAAGGAACAACAAAACAAGAATGTTGCCAAACCATCCGCCCCACCAGGTTCTCGCCCGAACTATTTTAAGCCACGCAAATTTACCGGAGCCTCGCCGAGTCCAACTGATGGTGGATCACTGTTTTCGTCGGAACAAGCAGAGCCGACTGAGAATTCGGCTGTATTCCGagaacgacaacaagaaTTTCGCCTCGCCGGAAACTTCGAGCGAACGTTTGGATTGCAGGTTGCGTTGGTAGCGTTTTTGACATCCATCATAGTAGTAGTGGGTCTTTCCGGCGGGATAACGGATGGTTCCGACCGTGATTTCGGTGGTTTTGACGAAGTTTACATTATGGGCGAAGATGTTAGCGACAAGTCTATGTTCATTTAAGGCTAATGATTGTGTAGCTTGATAGCTTCTCCCACTGATGACTACATATTCCCATCCTTAGTCAGCAAGATCTGATACAGTTCTGGTCGCCGATCGCGGAAAAGCCCCCACGCGGCACGATCGCGACGATTCTGTTCCGGGTCGATCTCTGCCGTTACAATAGTGACGGGTTCCTCCGGATCGCTGTTATCCGCACATTCCGCAATTTTCTCACCAGTATTGTTCGTAACAAACGACCTTCCGTAGAAGTGAATCCGTTGTTTCTCGGTTCCATCCGGATGTTGCAAAATTTCGGTTCCAAATCGGTTGGATGCTACTACAGGTACCATATTAGCGGCCGAATGGCCTTGCATGGTGCGTTGCCAGTGATCGACCGAGCTCAGTGTTGGATCCTGGGGCTCACTCCCGATTGCTGTGGGATACAACAGGACGTCGGCACCTTGCAATGCCAAAGCCCGAGCTGCTTCGGGAAACCACTGGTCCCAACAGATAGCGACGCCGACTTTGCCAACTTTCGTGTCAAACACACGAAAGCCAGTGTCGCCGGGGGTAAAGTAAAACTTTTCTTGGTAACCGGTACCGTCCGGAATATGCGACTTTCGATAGGTACCGAGTAGAGACCCATCCGCATCTATCACGACAACCGAGTTGTAGAGTGCATTGTTCTTACGCTCAAAGATGGAAACCGGCAAGACAACGTTGTAAATCTGTGCCAATCGTTGCATTCTTCGGATCAAAACGTTGTTTTCCACAGGATCAGCCAAATCCATCAGGATGGCCTCTTGCGATTGGCAAAAGTAGGGAGCGTTCCACAGTTCCGGCAGTAACACCAGATTCGCACCCTGCCGCACGGCTAGTTCAATGGCCCGTTCCGCCCGGAAACAGAATCCCGAAACGTCCGAATCTCGTAAACCGGCACCGGTGATCTGTGTCGCCGCGACGACAATTCTCTGGGACGAATTCATGGTCATGGCGGAATCGCTGGACGTGCGCTGAAGCAAATCTTGCTCTTGCGCTTTGAGATGTTCGTACGACGCTACCAGCGCCGACGGCGAGTACGAATAGGACAACGGCGACATACAGAGAGTATCCTCGAGAGAGCACTTGCACTTTGCCCCGTTTTGGTACGCAGATGGACTGCTCGGTTCCGGAAAATTGCCGTTTGTCGTCGAATAGCTCTGGAGCGGATTTACAGGAGACAAAATGGGTTTTCTAAAATGAAGGGAAACGTTCTCTTCTTTCGGTCTGTGCGCAGACCGTCAGAAACCTCAAGCACTTCCTGTACTTATCAGGGTTGGGGAGGGGATTTGCGGGGTAGGGGGGCTCATCCCAGGGTTGGCTGTGAGTGCGCGTGCATCGAACGAACGAGCGAGCACAATGGTCGGGTGGTCCGAAAATGCGGATACCACAAAAAGACCAAGGATTGCAGTGTAAGACTGCAATTATCAACCGTAAGCTCGGTTGTTCCCAGCTCGCCAGCAAGCATTGCGCTTTGAACGAAACCAGGATATATCCGCGTAGACCTTGCTGAAACGTTTCGCCTCTAATAATTCAATCGTCAAGAAATCATGGTAAGTTGGGAAATCGAGTCCGTGCAGGATTGTCTGTGCCGGACAAATCGTTCCTTCGGTGGTCGTAGGGACCATAAAGAGCGACCTTCTTTTCTCACGATTGGCTCATACTGCTTTAGCCCAATATTCGTCGAACCTTTCCGGGGGACGACAAAGACAGTagcgaagaagacgactcgtctccACAAGTGTTCCACCGTAATGGTGGGGGCAAGCAGTTAGTCCGACCCGGCGGCAAGTATCTCCGACCGCggcacgacgacgaagacgatgatgaagaatCTTCCtcagaggaggaagaagaccCCCCGCAACAGCAGATTTTTAGTCGAGCCGGTGGTGGCAAGCAGCTGCGCCCGTCGGGAGGAGGCGGAAAATATTTGCGTCCATCGTAAGTAAGCCCCCGGTCCCGCGTTTTGATCAAATAACTGTATCTACCTAGTTTTCTGTCTGTCTAATTCTGTGATTGTTTACAACAGTGGAGGtcaggaagacgacgacgatgagagtgaagatgacgatgaagagctggacgacgacgaagacgacgaggaagaccAGACTGCTCCACAATCCCAGACCGTACGCGTAATGCCGCGTGGAGGGGGCAAAAACTTTATTCGAATGCACGcccagcaacagcaagcgGAAGACAGCGAAAGCGAgagcgaagacgacgaggatgtggtggtggtggaagaagaaacgccaGCTTCTGCGCCGGCCCCGGTTGTAGTGCCGGCGGTTCCGCAAGCCCGAGGCAAAATGCTGTCCAGCATGAGACCTCCGCCacaagaagacgacgatgactcggaagaagacgatgacgaagtAGAAGTTCTGGAAAATGTCCAACCAATTAAGCCGGTGCAGCGTGGCGGAGGGAAAGCAATTTATGGTGGAGCGGGTGGGGGAAAGCAGCTTCGCCAACCAGAACCCGAAcacgaggaagaaaagccCAAGCCAACAACCATTTCGCGATCTCCCGCCGGTGGCAAGCAATTACGTCGCCCTGAAGCTGAGAAAGAAGAGGAAACGCCGAAGCCAACAAATATTTCTCGATCCCCGGCAGGTGGAAAACAACTACGTCGGGCGGAATCAGAAGAGGATATTCCAAAGGTTGCTGCAATCATACGTTCACCCGAAGGGGGAAAGCAACTTCGAAGGCCTGAACCCGAACAGGAGAAAAAGGAGCCGTCTGAGGCATCGAAAATTTCCCGCTCGCCGGCTGGGGGTAAACAGCTCCGACGTCCTATTCCGAAGGAAGACactgaagacgacgacgatgaagatgatgaaatctttggcgacgatgacgatgatgaggagTCAGACTACGAAGAAGCAGTCGCGGCGAAAAGATCGACTGCAAACGGTCGACCCAAACGCAGAACTGCGGCAAAGAAGGTCATTGttgaggaagacgaggaaatctttggtgacgacgatgtCAGTAGCGACGAAGAACGGGAACTCGACATTAATAATACCGAAGCTTTGATCcgcgacgaagacgatcgCAAATATCTAGATACCCTGCCAGAGCTCGAACGTGAAGCAATATTGGGCGAGCGTTTTGAAAAACTCAAGAACGAACAGGATTTGAAAAAAGCCATTAAAGAGGCCAAGTAAGTAAATTGTGGTGCTTTCAACGGCACGGTGCATTGACCTCCGCTCATTTTTGGGTTCTTTATTAACAGACGCCAGGCAGACGAGAAATCGGGAAATGTTCAATCTACAGCACAGCGTAAGGCAACCCCGGGCAAGAAATCTGCCAAAAAAGGTACGGCAGATGACGACCAAGCCCTCGCGAGAAAACTCGCTGGAGCCAGTCGGCGAGAATCTACTCGTGACAAGGATGCGAAAGGAGCGAAGAGCAAAAAGGCCGCGGCTCTAGCGGCCTTGAAGAAAGAGCGCAAAATACAGAAGCAGCAAGATTCCGATGACAGTGAAATGGACTTCGGCGACGATTCCGATGATGATTCCGATGAAGATTATGATGATGGGGGCTTTATGCCGTGGCAAAAGAAGGCCAAAACACCGAAATCGACAGTTTCACGTCTCGACAAAGATGACGAGAAAATGGATTCCGAAGATGACCGCGACGGCGCCGACGTATCCAGGAGTAAGACGACTTCGGATCGGAGTGGAGGTTCGGCGGTTGAAGCCACTTTGGAGGACTTCAAAAAAGTAACAGTTCCTCGCCGGCGCCTTGCACGGTGGTGCAATGAACCTTTCTTCGAAGCAGCTATTTTGAATTGCTTCGTACGGGTGCTTATCGGAGAAGACGAGAATGGCGACAAGGTCTATCGCTTGTGTGAAATCACGGATGTCAAAACAGGGATGAAAGTGTATAAGTTTCCGATCGCTAAGAAAGGTGACAAGCCCATCATGACTACGAAGACTCTGACTCTGAAATTTGGGAAAAACGAGAAAGAGTTTCCTATGTCGTTGGTCTCTGATGCGCCGCCGGACGAAGTGGACATGAAGAAGTACGTGACTGTGATGAGAAACAATCGCCAAGAGCCTTTAACGAAGCGACAAGGAAACAAACTTCATCGTCTCCAGCACGACTTGGTTCACAACTACGTATATACTACTGAAGACATTGAGCGCAATCTTCAACAACGAAAGAAACAAGGAAAAAAGCTGGGAAATTTTGGAGCGGAGCTGACCAAGGCTGCGATCGCAGTTCAAGCTGGCAAAGATTTTGTCAATGAAGCAGAGAAAAAATTGAACGATGCCAAGCGAAGCTTGATGGAATCTGACAGTAATGATGCGTCTTTTGAGAAGAGCGTGAAGGATGCTGAACAGACTCTTGAGCGTGCAAAGGCGAACCTGGAGGAGATTATACAAGATGAAAGAAAGATGCTTGATGTCGTGGATAATCGTAAGCGATTGCTAAACCAACGAGCGAAAGATCGAAATTGGGCCAAAGTTAACCTGCGTGCCGTCCAAGCAAATCAAAAAGCAGACCGGGAGGCTAACAAGCCACTTGACAGTGCACTATCGGGTTCCGCCAAAAAAGATACGTTCAACCCGTATGCTCGCCGTCGAGTGAAACCGAAGATTCTCTGGGAGGTAGGGCAAGATGACGacacggaagaagcgaaagTAGGGGAAGTCGGGGGAAGCGAAGACGCTCCGAAAGAATACTCGAACATTCCGCCACCTAATCTCGTTCAAGAAACCGACGACAACACCGCTGCCCTTAGCGAGAGCCATCAGTTTGCTATAGATGAAGAAGGGCTTGCTCAGGCATCGGCTACATCTATTCTGTTCGGATCAAATAGTTCAATGAAGCGAAAACGCAACCGAAGAGGTCTAAGCCTTTCGGATTACATGGAGCAAAAAGCAAGCGGGCGTTTATAGATATAAGTTATGATCTTTGGGATCGTTTGATTATTTATGAGCGAAGGAAGACCCATAGACATTCGTCGAGCAGAGACACTGTTCCGTTTGCTGTAGGGGTTGTAGACCATCGTCTACCGTCGCTTCTCGTTTGCCTCCCTGCAGATGGAAGGACAGTGATCAAGTAGACTTTGTCAAATCCCTTTGTTATCAAAATCGAAATACAGCCCTTCCAATAGAGAGATTGTTCGGACTTGCGAGTTCCACAGTTTGTTGCCAGCGGCTGGTCTCGATCCTAATTGATTGTATTACGACGAAGATTATTCGTCTTCTCATAAATCTACCTTACAGGTCTTCAACCCTTTCTGGGAGGCGACGACAGGCTTGTTGTTTTGCATTTCTTCCGACTTTGCGAACTTAAGACCTTCGTTCCCTAGGTCTCAACGGAATTACACGGGAACGTTCGGGAGGTTGATTAGCAGCGATTCTCGATACAACTATGAAAATACACTGGAGAGAGCATTTCTAAAATCCGTCGGAAAAATGGTGTGCCTTCGATTCAGAGAAGGACGAGCGCTCCCTTCATTCTCAACTGATGCTTCGCCTATAGAAGAGACCGATTGACTGCTCTTCCAAGCCCTTTGCTTGCTTTCCGAAATGCCTTGGCTTAACAAGAAGGCTCCCAGCGCACCGAAGTAGCCCTCATGCTCCAAAAAGAGAGCCTCCATCTCACCTTTACTCCAAAAGTCTATCGCGTACGCCAAACGCCTTTGTGAAATATTATTTTGTCGCAAAAAATTTCCTACAAAGTAGATGCGTGGTGTATTATGCAGCTTTGCATTCAAGTAAGCAACTTGCCCGATATTGTTGGTGACCATGAGTAAGAGAGCTCTTGCCAAATCCTCTTCCTTCAAACCATTTGCTGGATCATCTTTGGCTACAAGCTTTCCAAACGAGGACGCCACCAAATTTGATGGCAGGCCCAGCTTCTCCAAAGCGTCGCTCTTGTTGCCGTAAATATCCCCCACCATCATATCAACTTTTGTCGCATCGCCTTGTTCCGCTAGTCGCATTACATGTTCAAAATCGTCAATATCCGTAAGGAGCCGAATCAGACCCCAGTAAGTCCCACCACCAATGGTCGAACCAGAAACACGTTCATGCTTGCGTGGACCATCCACACGTAGAATACTTACACCAGTTCCAATCGTAACCAGCATGTATGGATAAGTTGAGGAGTATGTGATGGCGTCTCGTTGAACTTTCCGTGACCACCGCCATCCGTCACCTTTGCTTTTCGCTTTATCCTCTCTCCGTATtctttcgtcgttttcaTCTTCTGATAGGGGCTTGCCAATCGGAACTTTCGAATTGCCGATAGTAGCAGTAGCTCCAGCCGATGATTCACTAGTTGAAGGAGTCCGCGAGGATGCCCTGGACAGTTCTTCAGGTCTATATGTGTAGCATTCGCCTATTACTGTACTCAGAACAAACTGCATACCGGCAACCAGGCTTTCTAGCTCTTCTTCCTTGTGCATGGTGATGCCGAGCTCCTCCTGCCAAGCGGATGCAAACTTGTGCGCACCCCCTCCAGTGGCACCCATTTCCACAATGTGATTGTGTAGATCGTTGGCCCGTATCAAGTCCATGGCGTTTTGCATTCGGCGGGTTTCGAATTGTATGAAATGGAATTCGCCACCGAGCTCACGGCTATAAAACGAGAGTTTGTGATCCTTGGCTCCAGCGCGGTAGGAGTCGAGCCGCCGGGCAAAATCATAGAACCGTTCCATCGCCTCGGCCCGATCTTTGGAAGAGCCCGACAAGTTAAGCATGGATCGAGATTTCCGTAAGTGTTCATCGTGTAAAGAGTCATTTGGTTGTTG
This is a stretch of genomic DNA from Phaeodactylum tricornutum CCAP 1055/1 chromosome 17, whole genome shotgun sequence. It encodes these proteins:
- a CDS encoding predicted protein — its product is QTLINTSEALSNKRLLALYFSGSWCAPCRQFTPVLAELYSYLAEKFPSHGLEIVFVSSDRDSNDFDNYIRCMPWLAIPWEGVARHQLKLSSLYGVRGIPSIVVL
- a CDS encoding predicted protein, with translation MRLALSTEEPEFDLDVLFEEDGPKEEHYECEPVQYACGVRLRRKINIDRNRNASVISRTVPISKDWNITVWEWEKPAAVVETYWQVEQQGLALTAASYSPSRQTLLDPFGLISWPGAVVAAQEMQEYEHLIRGKKVLILGSGVGIEAQAAASLGAGSVLATDIHPTTLKLLEYGAKEAGFRGVISTRVLDLFSVEPLPDCDFMIVADVLYNDRLGAQVAKRCLEVRKNNSSTVVLIADSQRFVREFEKDLNQGFRALEQPRVAWVSRWLPQFTGSGVLIDTDQTYSVKARIIWIGLNTRK
- a CDS encoding predicted protein — its product is MTPLSVIIFFLFAVVWPHASSLQQSARNRRAFIGSAAALIGGTNFVTFESADALISSKYCASGVGDGCDDLSEGNELIKSLQEKSAAKRDQYAQASRRIPP
- a CDS encoding predicted protein codes for the protein MSKIRALVVSFHVALLLRNSSAFLGQKVLGRRTSRTLSLPASPDDDLKGGRDLAREFYEQVRKRESYPEADFDELSELPEKKSAPMEPIDQRPPAKEIKEQQNKNVAKPSAPPGSRPNYFKPRKFTGASPSPTDGGSLFSSEQAEPTENSAVFRERQQEFRLAGNFERTFGLQVALVAFLTSIIVVVGLSGGITDGSDRDF
- a CDS encoding predicted protein gives rise to the protein MNSSQRIVVAATQITGAGLRDSDVSGFCFRAERAIELAVRQGANLVLLPELWNAPYFCQSQEAILMDLADPVENNVLIRRMQRLAQIYNVVLPVSIFERKNNALYNSVVVIDADGSLLGTYRKSHIPDGTGYQEKFYFTPGDTGFRVFDTKVGKVGVAICWDQWFPEAARALALQGADVLLYPTAIGSEPQDPTLSSVDHWQRTMQGHSAANMVPVVASNRFGTEILQHPDGTEKQRIHFYGRSFVTNNTGEKIAECADNSDPEEPVTIVTAEIDPEQNRRDRAAWGLFRDRRPELYQILLTKDGNM
- a CDS encoding predicted protein; the encoded protein is MPNIRRTFPGDDKDSSEEDDSSPQVFHRNGGGKQLVRPGGKYLRPRHDDEDDDEESSSEEEEDPPQQQIFSRAGGGKQLRPSGGGGKYLRPSGGQEDDDDESEDDDEELDDDEDDEEDQTAPQSQTVRVMPRGGGKNFIRMHAQQQQAEDSESESEDDEDVVVVEEETPASAPAPVVVPAVPQARGKMLSSMRPPPQEDDDDSEEDDDEVEVLENVQPIKPVQRGGGKAIYGGAGGGKQLRQPEPEHEEEKPKPTTISRSPAGGKQLRRPEAEKEEETPKPTNISRSPAGGKQLRRAESEEDIPKVAAIIRSPEGGKQLRRPEPEQEKKEPSEASKISRSPAGGKQLRRPIPKEDTEDDDDEDDEIFGDDDDDEESDYEEAVAAKRSTANGRPKRRTAAKKVIVEEDEEIFGDDDVSSDEERELDINNTEALIRDEDDRKYLDTLPELEREAILGERFEKLKNEQDLKKAIKEAKRQADEKSGNVQSTAQRKATPGKKSAKKGTADDDQALARKLAGASRRESTRDKDAKGAKSKKAAALAALKKERKIQKQQDSDDSEMDFGDDSDDDSDEDYDDGGFMPWQKKAKTPKSTVSRLDKDDEKMDSEDDRDGADVSRSKTTSDRSGGSAVEATLEDFKKVTVPRRRLARWCNEPFFEAAILNCFVRVLIGEDENGDKVYRLCEITDVKTGMKVYKFPIAKKGDKPIMTTKTLTLKFGKNEKEFPMSLVSDAPPDEVDMKKYVTVMRNNRQEPLTKRQGNKLHRLQHDLVHNYVYTTEDIERNLQQRKKQGKKLGNFGAELTKAAIAVQAGKDFVNEAEKKLNDAKRSLMESDSNDASFEKSVKDAEQTLERAKANLEEIIQDERKMLDVVDNRKRLLNQRAKDRNWAKVNLRAVQANQKADREANKPLDSALSGSAKKDTFNPYARRRVKPKILWEVGQDDDTEEAKVGEVGGSEDAPKEYSNIPPPNLVQETDDNTAALSESHQFAIDEEGLAQASATSILFGSNSSMKRKRNRRGLSLSDYMEQKASGRL
- a CDS encoding predicted protein; the protein is LDVGGTLAKLVYFEQETDAPVEGHRERHRELGGEFHFIQFETRRMQNAMDLIRANDLHNHIVEMGATGGGAHKFASAWQEELGITMHKEEELESLVAGMQFVLSTVIGECYTYRPEELKGDGWRWSRKVQRDAITYSSTYPYMLVTIGTGVSILRVDGPRKHERVSGSTIGGGTYWGLIRLLTDIDDFEHVMRLAEQGDATKVDMMVGDIYGNKSDALEKLGLPSNLVASSFGKLVAKDDPANGLKEEDLARALLLMVTNNIGQVAYLNAKLHNTPRIYFVGNFLRQNNISQRRLAYAIDFWSKGEMEALFLEHEGYFGALGAF